A window of Syntrophorhabdaceae bacterium genomic DNA:
ATCCCATACTGAGAATAGAGGTCGATGCATGCTTGAATCTTATTTTTGAGCGTCTCAGAATTATCGGGGAATGGTTCCATTCGGCTATGGTGCATGTGCATTTCTATTTCCCCGTATCCCGTTAAGCAGAGTGAGAGCAGCCTGACAATGTGTTCCTTATTGAAATAGTGGGGCGGATAGAACCAGGTATGCCGCGGATGAAATCCATCGGCGTCCCGGAATTGCTGCGCGAAAACCGGATACTTGGAGCACCACCCGTCTAAACGCTCCTGCTGTAATTCCTTGCTTGCCCCACCCCAGCCGGGCTCAAAATGGTCAACAAAGCAGAAAAGAATATGTGTCAGTGCGACGGGTGTATCGCTTCTTGGTCTTATTCTATCGGCGATCGTTTTTTTGCAGTAGGCCGGCAACCAGATGTCAATCTTTCTTTTGCGGATTGCGCCCCACAGAAAGAGAAAGAGCACGATTACGATAAAGGCTGCAGCTGTTATTACGATCGCCATCAGTTCAGCACCAGCTTGATTTCTTCCACGATCTCTTCAGCGACCGTCTGCCAGGTCCTCTGCCTCATGCTTGCGGCAATCGAATCCCTGTCCCACTCTTTGACAATTGCTTTTTCGAGCGCCGCCGAGAGTGCTTGAGCGTCCTGCTTTGGCGCGAGAAATCCATAATTGTCATTGATGACAATCTCGGGAATTCCACCCACAGCCGAAGCAACAACGGGAGTGCCGCAGGCAAGGCTTTCCATGAGCACATTTGGCCATCCTTCTCGGATACTCGGCAAACAGAACACGTCGGCGGCGTTCATGAGTACGGGAACCTCTTTATGAGAAACTTCTCCACGAAACTCGATCTGCCGCTCCAAACCCGAGACCCTGACCATATCTTGCAGCCTTTGTCTCTCCGGACCTTCTCCGACCAACAGCAAATGGAAGGCAACGCCGTGTTCGTGCAGAAGGGAAACGGCATCGAGCAGGTAGTTTACACCCTTTTCCGGGCTCAATCTCCCGCAATAGAGTATGACCTTCGTGTCTGCCGAAGGAAGATTAAGACTGACAAGACTCCTCGCATGTTCTTTGTCGAGGGGTACAAAGTCGTTGCTAATACCGTTGGGAATGGCGCGAATCTTGTCGGTGAAGGCGCCGAGTCCCGCCATGGTTGATTTCATTGCCTGGCTCACTGCCATGACGCGGCTGCTATTCTTTAGGGTCCACCTGACTGCAGCAGCCCTCAAAGGATTCGCCTCTGCTTCGTTTATATCGCAGCCGAGCCCCCCCACGATTACCGGGATCCCGAGGATCTTTCCGAACCACACGCTTGCATAGCCGTCCGGGTACACCCAATAACTTATGAGCACATCAGGTTTGAAAACATTCTTGATCCGTTTGATCCTGAGAATCAACGAGACGAAGAAGAATAAACCGTATAACGAATGTCCGAATCTGGGAGTCAGAAAGACCCTCGGATGAGATACGCTCAGGCCATCTATGGTTTCTAGTTCCGGCACCCTGGCGACCATCGAATACTTTGGATGTCTTCTAAGAACTCCGGGTACG
This region includes:
- a CDS encoding glycosyltransferase family 4 protein; the protein is MSDKLRVLIFSSIFPNSLEGNKGIYIFHQAKELSRSCEVRVVAPIPYVPGVLRRHPKYSMVARVPELETIDGLSVSHPRVFLTPRFGHSLYGLFFFVSLILRIKRIKNVFKPDVLISYWVYPDGYASVWFGKILGIPVIVGGLGCDINEAEANPLRAAAVRWTLKNSSRVMAVSQAMKSTMAGLGAFTDKIRAIPNGISNDFVPLDKEHARSLVSLNLPSADTKVILYCGRLSPEKGVNYLLDAVSLLHEHGVAFHLLLVGEGPERQRLQDMVRVSGLERQIEFRGEVSHKEVPVLMNAADVFCLPSIREGWPNVLMESLACGTPVVASAVGGIPEIVINDNYGFLAPKQDAQALSAALEKAIVKEWDRDSIAASMRQRTWQTVAEEIVEEIKLVLN